The Pseudorca crassidens isolate mPseCra1 chromosome 3, mPseCra1.hap1, whole genome shotgun sequence genome includes the window CCTGCCCCTAGTCTGTGCCCAGCACCCCTGCTCCAGCACCCACTGCCCACCGCCCACCAACCCTGACTGATCACCCCTACCCActgtcccctgcccacccccactggCTCCTGACCCACCACTGGTCACCCACCGCCCACAAGCTCCAACACATCACACAATACCCATCACCCTCTGCCCACTGACCCCTGGCCCAGTGCCCACCACCCATTACCTGTCATCCCAGCCCATAGGGTGAATTCCCAGGGCTTGGCATCAGCGACCACTGCCCCCTCAACCTTCAAAGGCCACAGCGCTTTGGAGAAAGCTAAAAATATGCGGGCAAAAATTTCTCATTACAGAAAATATTGGACCCAGTCCTCCGCCCACTCCGGCTCGAGCGCTTTCCAAGAGGCGGGATGGGGTCGCAGGGGAGGGCGGGGGGCCTTGGCGGGTCTGGGGCTTCACTGAACCAGTTCAGAGCGGGTCTCAAGGAGAGTTCTCCAGGCTGTGACTGAGCATAAACAAACTAACCTGTCCCTTTCTCTTGCTGGTAAATTAAAATTCCCACCCTCGTGTCCAGTGTCCAGTCAGGCCCTTGAAACCTCAGCCCGGACCTCAGATTCCTGCAAGCTCCACAGCCAGGCCAGCGCCGGACCAAGCAGGCGTCATCCCAGCTattccccccctcctcccccctcccctccctcctctccaccctcctccccctcccagtCCCAGGGCCCTGGACACAGACCCCCTCCTCCCAGTGGTCACCTGACAGTCTGGGGGCTAGACCACCGCTGTCCAAAAGAACTTCCCACAAGGATGGACAAGTCCAACACAGGCACCACCAGCAGCTCCACATGGCTACTGGGCACATGAAATGTGGTCAGTGCGATTGAGGAACAGGACTTTAGACTTCACCTACGTTTAATTAACGTGGATATAAATAGCTAGTCATGGTCACCATACTTGTGGCACAGCTCTGGGTGGAGCCGTGCCCGAGTGGGCACCTGGACCGCCACTCTTGTCCGGGACCAGGACATCAAGGCCTGCGTGGAGAAGGGAGGTGGCGGCTCAGACAGCGCAGAGAGGAGACGTGGGCGGGGCTGAGCCCCCGGGTAGGATGGGGGATCAGGGGAGGGGTCCTGGGAACCCCAGGGAGGGCACAACTCCCTCGCCTGCTGACCCCAGGGGAGCGGGGGCCACGTCCGAGGGAGAGCACGTCAGAACCAGCAGAGGGGCTCCCACCTACAGGGAAGACGCCTGGCCTTGACCAgcttccccgccccctcccggccCCAGTCCCCAGACGGAGAACCGAGGTTGGGGGCGAGGCCGTCTAGCCGCACAGCGACCCTCCCGGGAGCCAGAGACCCCAACGTGGCCCCCGGGCCGAGGGGGCTGCTTTGTCGCGTGTCCAGTGGGCACTcccagggtgggggctgggggatggaggtggtgggaggggcctcgAGGGCGCCGGGCTGTTGGTCCGCGCGCCCTCACCCGGCGCGGGCTTGGGACCCGCTGCGGGCGACACccgtgtgtgcgcgcgtgtggaCTTGTGCCCTGTGTCCGTCCCGCACGCCTGGCGGCCGTGTCGCCTGTCCTCGCAGCCGTGTCATGCCTGTGCCCGTGTGTGAGTGCGGAGAACGTGCTGGAAGGCCTCCCGAGCCggcatgcacacgcacacgcggCCCTCCAACCATCCGGGCCCGGGGGCCTTTCATCTCGCGCTGACAGGCCCCTTTCCCGGCTCTTAGCCGCCGAGAACTTCCCGCTAATAGTGCATTAACCTTGGCGGGGGCTGCCAATTACTCGGCACTAACGCCGGGGGCGCGGTGCGCGCGCGGACGGCGCTGACAGGCGCAGGGGCCGGGAAGCGGGCGGGGCTCCCCCCCCACCCGAAGGGGGCGGGCAGGAGGCGCGGGGCTGCGGGGGCACGCGGTGTGTTCCCGCCTCCGGATGGCAGAGCGCCGGGTCTCTCCTGACCTCATTATAGTAATTAATGTGCCTTTTGAAGCTCGAGAAATCGCTCAGAGCTGTGGGAAAGGGGCGCAGAtcacggggtggggggctgggggcgggccGCGGACGGTGTCTGAGCGCCTGTTAAAAGCGtgtcccaaaaaaaaaaaaaattgtgtcccAGCGGGTCAGACACGGAGAGAGACAGAGTGACAGAGAGGGACAGACGGAAACCCAGGGAGGCTGAGTGAGAGGCGGTGCAGATGGAGAGAGACACCAACAGGGAGACGAGCAGAGGTTCAAAGACAGAGACGCAGAGACAAAAAGACAGAGATGCATAGAGAGAGACCCACAGGGGGAACAGGTGGGGAGAAAGGGCGGCCAGAGCCCGGGGGTCAGGGGGCATGACATCTCAGGGCCTCCCAGGGACTATGGCCTCACTTCCTCAACTCTCCCTGGCTTCTGGGGACCGGCTCGCCACTCCGTACAGGACCCTCCCAAAGAATGGGGGTGGCAGGGGCAGTGAGGACTTCCTGGAGGCGGCAGCTGGGCACCAGAGCGGGGAGAGGAAGTGTGAGCAGACTTGGAGCAGGGTCGGGGGCTGCCAACAGAAATGCCCAAGGAAGCCAACTGGGGGCCAAGGCAGAGGACCCCGGCTGGAGAGAGGGGTGGCCAGCTGACCATGACAGCTCTTCCGCAGGAACCCGGGCTCAGGCCGGGCCAGGAAGATCAGCAGGACTGCAAGGTAGACGGGCCACAGGGGCTGATGGGTCTTGAGTGGGCAGCAGGCTGGGACCATCCCATGGTGGCCATGGCAACAAGGTGGGGTCGAGAAGGCGTGCGAAACAGGGCTCCCGACTTCGAAGTACTTCCCCACCTGTACAACGGTTTGCCTCAGGCCACCCCAAGACGACAGGGCAGCATGGTAGAGGCCGGGCAGCACAAGGCTGCCACCTGGTGGCAGCTCCTCCTAATGACAGCTTCTGCTAACGACACGGCCTCGGTGCCTCCGGCCAGCGGCCCGGGGAGACCTCAGGCTGTGGGCAGCCACAGGCCAGCCCCACCTCTCCCACTCTCCAGGACCACAATGACAGGgtgcgggcggggggggggggcggggaacagGCCAGAGCTGGACTCCGCCTAGAAACAAGGCCCACAGAGGAACTCATCAAGCCCCTCACCAGGGATGGGGACTGAGGTACCCCGATGGGACTCAGGTGCCCAGTATGGATCTCAGATGGCCAGGATGGGGATTGAGGCACCCCAATGGGGTGCAGGTGCCCGGGATGGGGCTCAGGTGGGAAAGGAGGTCAGGTGCCCAGGATGGGGGTCAGTTGCCCCAGTGGGATTCAGGTACACAGGATGGATCGCAGGTGGCCAGGATGGGCAGTCAGGTACCCCAGGGGGGCTCGGGTGCCCAGAATGGGGCTCAGGTGGGAAAAGGGTTAGGTGCCCAGGGTGGGGGTCGATTGCCCCAAGGGAATTATGGTGCCTGAAAGGGGTTCAAGTTCCGGGGATGGGGCTGAGGTGATCAGGATGGGGGCCGAGGTACCCCCCATGGGACTGGGGTGCCTGGGATGAGGGTCAGGTGCCCCAGTGGGACTCAGGTACCCACGATGGATCTCAGATGGCCAGAACGGAGGCCTGAGTGCCAGAATAGGCTTCCTGGGATGGCGGACCAGGTTCATCAGTGATTCCACAAGAGGCTGATGGGGGAGAGGCAGGGTGGGCACAGGGAGCCTCGGGCTGCACAAAGCTCCAGACCCGTACACTACAGCCTGGGGTTCCTTAGGAAACACCTCCAAAATAGTGGTGTGAGTGTGGTGAGGCAGAGAGCATGGCCCTTAGGGGCCCCAGGCTGAAGGCATTATGGACAGGGGAGCCCTGAGCAGGAGCTTTGCTGGATGAATAGGAGTTCTCCCTACGCTCAAAAACAATGACTGGCAGGGTCTTTTTCCAGGCAGGTGGGAGTAGTTCTCCCCCATCTCTTTGTCTCCTTTGTGGGATTCTTCACGGGACCCTCTGGACACCTGAGGATGGGACCAAATGGTCACAGGTGGGAGAACTAAGGCCCACATGGAGCCCAGGTctgctgcccaccccccacctGTGAGCCAGAGCGCTGGGTCTGGCCCACTGTGGAGCTGGGTACCAGCTACAGAACCACTGGCTGCCTTTATTGTCCTCAGCCCAGGGATATGGTGCTCCCAGACAGGCCCCCCAGCCCACCCGCCTACCAGGCCTCAGCTTGGGGCTGCCGCATCCCCACCAGGAAGGGTGATCGGCACAAGTCACAATGTGGCCAGGGGACCTCAGAGTTCTGCGTGCTGCTGCCGGGGACCCTCTGGCTTCCAGCCGGTATCCTGGGCGGTCTTgtccaggggcagggctggggcggcTCCTGGCAGGCCGGGCAGGCCCCACACAAGCTCTTTGGCGGCAGGAGAATCAGCAGGGCATTCTAAGCACTGGGAGGGGCCCTGTCTCTTGTTCTTCCCACAAGGCCGCTGGAAATGCTGCCTTCCCGACCTGTACATCTGGAAACGAGAGGTAGGAGGTGAGAAGTGTTGGGTGGGGAGCCCGCCccgtccccgccccgcccccgccccactgTGCCTGTGCCTCTAACatgcccagcccccacccccagcctgcagGCCCTGCCAACTCCCTACCTGGGGGAAAGGGGTGCCCCAACCAGGAGATGCCGGGACCAGAGGGATTCCCAGGCCATACCCGCACCTCCCTCGGGGGGCTTGGAAAGTCAGAATCGTCCTGTGGTCTCTCAGCTTCGGTGCCTGAGCCCCCGATAAGCTGGGGTTAAACAGGCCATCCCTCCCCGCTCAGGCCCTGTCAGTGGCCCTGAGCCCAGTGGCCACTGGGTCACCTCCGTTGTCAAccctctttctttgtctctgccattgcctctgcctgggatgctctaCCCCTGGCTGGGGCCGTGGAGAGGCCGTCTCTGACCCGCCCCCCGGCTTTGGTAGCACCTCGCAGTTCATTCTCCACCTCTGACACTGATTTTGGCCTTCGGGGTCAGGCCCAGAGCAAGTGCCCACTGACTCAAGCACTGCAGCCCGTTCCCATCTTAAAgaaatgggaaactgaggctgggagatgGACGTCCCTGGGACGAGGCCACACAGCCTGCGACGGCAAAGCCAGGCCCGGCCACTGTTGTGTGCTGACCACACTGAGGACCTCACCGGCCGACAGTCTTCCTAACTCGCTGGCCTGCTGACCTCACCCCCCAACCCAAGGAGCCCCTGAAGGTGTGTGGAGGGCTGCCTTACCATCTCAGGTTCCTTGTTTCAAAGACCGTCTCCTCGTCGCTGTCCAGCGATGCCATCTCGGTGGGGTCCTCGGTGTTGGCCAGGAGCCCGTACCTCCTCTGCTGCGGCTTTTTCAATCTGGAAGCAGACCCAGGCTCGCTCAGCGGCCCTCTCATGGCCCTTCGCTGGAGCTGCTGACACCCTGCCCTGCTTCCCACCTTCTCCGATAATGCTCGTCTGCTCGACTCCCAGAGTCTTGCTGTGAACTTTCCGGTTCCAACTGCGTTTCTTCTCATAATGGTCACAATCGTTATGAGTTGCTGTGCACATCTCCCTTGGCAGGCCCCCAGGGCGTAGGCCCTTGGGCGAGGACCCCTGGGAGGGGGGCGCTGTAATTCCATTTTACTAATGAGACGACTGAGCCTTAGAGAGAGTTTGCCAAAGATATCAAGTAGAAGGCTGTCGCGGGCAGAAGGCCCGGCTCCTGACCACCACCAGGGAAAGCACGGGACCCTCTGTGGTGGATGTGGCACGTATTCAGATGGGAGACGAACATTGTATACCCACAGCAGTGTCAATGCAAGACAGAAAAGGCCCCTTCAGAGCATCTGGATATGATCAGCTCTGCGTGACAAAGGCCCTCTGGAGATCAGCCCCAGAGAGGAAGCCAAACGGGGAGGACGGGCCTGAGGAGGGGGTCACGGGCCTGCAGGAGGCAGGGCGTATGCCGCGGGGAAGGCAAGGGGGTCCTCAACTCTTGGGGAGAGCGTGGGCAGAACCTAAACACTGACGATCACAGCCAGCTCTGGGCTGAAGAAACAGGAGGAGCAAGGTGCGGGGGCAGGCTCCCGCCGGGCCCTGGTCAGGCTGTGGGCGTTAACTACAGGAAACGATGCGGCCAGGCCCGCGTGGCAGATGCAAGTTGGGTTAGTGGGCGCTGCGCTCGTCGTCACCGGGCTGGGGGAGCCGCAGAGGATCCCGGGAATTCCCGGTGCCCTCATCATCCCGCAACCTCTAGTCTCGGTGGCTGCGTCTAGAAAACCAACCCCAACATCCCGAAGGAGCGGCTCGTCACGTGATTGCATGACCCCACCCACTCACCACCCACGTCCCCACCCACGTCCCCACCCACTCACCACCCACGTCCCCACCCACGTGACGATGGCGAACCGCGCCGGAGAGGCGGGGCTTTCGCGCCGCAGCACTTGGGGCGCGAGACGCGCGCCCATTGGCCGCGCcagggcagcggcggcggcgtgCGCCTGACGCACCTGAATGCCCGGATGAGGAAGTAGAGCACGGCTAGGACGATGAGGCCCGTAACCACGTAGAGGGAACGCAGAAGCGGCGAGTCCGGCGAGCCCAGCGGCCAAGGGCGTGTGGTGTTGTGCGGCGCGCCCGGCTGGCTCCCGTTCGTCACGGCGGGATGCGGCAAGAGCGTGGCCTGCGTGCGGCGCAGTGACGGGGGCGTGGGGTCCGCGGCTCCGAACAGCTGCACCGGCAGCAGCAGCGCCGACAGCAGCAGGAGCCGCGGCGGCAGCACACGCAGCCCCATAGCCCGGCGGAAGCGGTagccgcgccccgcccccgcgAGGAGCAGTCACTCACTggcgcgggggcggggccagCCAATGGCtcgcgggggcggggcctggctcCCGGAAAGGCCCGGGCCGCCACCGCCCCCGGCCTCTCACCTCGCTTCACCCGAAGCGGGGAAGTACCCCGCGCCCCGCTGGCTCCGCGAGCACCCCGCCCCCGAAGGCTCGGAGCCGCAGTTCTGTGTCCCCGGCCCAGAGCGTGAGCACCGCGGCCGCCCCGCAGGGGGACTACGGTGAGGGGACAGGCGCGACCGTGCCCTGCGGGCCTCCCTCCCACTTGGGCCCTGGAACTCTCGCGTCCCCGCCCCCAGTCGCCCTGGGCTTCGGTGACACCAGCACGGTGGCCCGCTGTCCCTGGCCCTGCAGGAGGGGAGACCTGTCCCGGCTGTGAGCCTGGGCATCCCGCCTTTGGCGGGGGCCAGGAGGGACCAGACACACCCCGTGGGAGAAGGGGGGGTACCGGTGACCCGGACCTCACCCTGCTGAGACTTGAGGTAACTCGCCCAGAGCCCAAGGCAGCTAGAACCGGGGCTCAGCCCCAACGTTCTGCACCCCAAGACCAGGCCTGGAGGCAAACAGCCTGGGAAGGCAGGCCGGCTCCGGGGGCGGACAAGCTGAAGGTGCCCGGGGTTACTCTGACAAGGCCTCTGCCTGGCTCCGGGGGACGCGCCGCCAAGGGACCACCTCCTCCACGGCTCCCTCTGCCCGAGAGAACTGCCCCGGTGGGGGGCAATGAACTGCCGCCTGGCCTTCCGCGTCTGGATCCAGCTCGTGGCCAGAACGAAGGCCCCAAGAGGAGGCTATCTCTAGCGGACTCCCCGCCACAGCCCCTCCAGCCAGGACTCAGGCTGAAGCTCAGTGTCCGCCCTCCACGACGCACCCCACACCAGACTCAGATTTGTGGGTGTACACACCATCCCTTTATTCAAATGCACCTTCCACATTTGTCTTGTCACATCGCGAGTGAGGACTGGCCGCCGTGCCAGCACCACACGCCCATCCTCCTGGAGCACCTTGAAGCCCCGCACCCCAACCTCGCCAGTGAAGCACCTGCTGGAAAGACGGGAGAGGTGAGAGGGGGACACGAGGGCTGCTCCAGCAGGAGATGAAGACGCTGCCCCCGacagaggtcacacagccaggacgGGGGAGAACCCACCACAAGGGCCAGGGCCACAGGGCCACATGTCTCCCCCGCCGAGAAGCACTTACAGGTGATGGGCTGCAAGGGCAGGCAGCTGTGCCGCTGGCTCTTGCTCCCGGGTGAAGTTCCTCCTGGGGCAGTGACCCCAGGTCGTTGTTGCTCTCGGGTCACCCTTCCGGGTCGCACTGGCTTCCATTCAACCTGCCAAAGCAAAGGAGTGTTAACCCTGACACCCTGGCTGAGCTCACAGCCGCCCCTCCCCGACTCCCGCGAAACCATCCACAGCTCCTAGGAGGGTCTCAGCTAGTCACCGGGGCCAACCCAAGAGGCCCCGCCACGGGCCAGCGTGCCCAGGGCGGGCCTGCGCCTTTCAGACGGGCCAGGCCACTCTGTGCTCTTAAGCAGAGCCAGCTACCCACTTGGGATGCAGCTGCTTAGAGATCGGCGCGGGCTCTGAGCAAAAACTCATGGCAGCAACAGACATCAGAGAGAGCTAGTTAGGAGTGTGACTCAAAGAGGTCTGCAAAAGACAGTCAATTGATgaacaaaaaattccaaaagGCGGGGCGTTTGGTGGTCTCCAATCCTGCTCAACTGCCCGGGCCGCTCGCCTGGCTGCAGGCGGGGAAGGGCAAACGGCCGGGGTCTGCCTTTAGTTCTAgcttgatatttttttttttttttttaaaaaggaaaaagaaaaagcaaaaaagtcaAAGGAACATTCCCCGGGTACACGACTTTACTTTCAAATGAGCTCTCAACAAGAGGAGGGATGCGGACGAGCAAAAGGAGTTACCTCGAATTACAGGACTATCTCCACATATGAGCTAGCCCAGGGAGCAGCTTGCGTCTCAGAGCTTTCTGTTGGGCGCACAACACTTCTGTCCTCCGAGGGGCTGCAGCTTCCATAGGCTAGCAGAGAACGCTCAGAACTTGTAAAGCAACAGCAGAGCTAGCTAATGAGCCGGTCAGTCTGGGGTCACCCGGGGACCCTGCCTGTGTCTGCTCTCTGGCCTGCTTCTAGACTAAGGAGTTCAGGGTCAGCGTCGGGCGCCCGCGTGTCCACCGTCCCTGCTAGGCTGCCCGCCCCATCGAGCCTTCTGGCTGCCACGGCCAGAAGCGCTCCGGGGCTGCCCTGCGGTCCGAGAGCCCGCTCCCGTCACCCACCTGCTCGTCTAACTGGGGCCGGTGGTCGTTGGCTGTCACAGGGGCCCAGCCAGCGTCACTGACCCTGCCTTTCTCCTCTAGCTGTGGCAGCCTTGGGCGGGACTGCGGACCTAGTCCTCTAGCTGCCCTCTCCGCTCAGGTCTGCCTGCCTCGAGCCCCTGCAGGGCGCGTGTGGTGCAATCAAAGGGAGATGGTCAGAGCGAGGTTCATTCAGATGGTCTTTTAATCGGCTTCGTGAAGCCAAAGAAAACTGCGTACAAGAATTCCTTCACCACTTCAGATACAACATTGACGGGATATGCGTACGTCTTCCGGCAAAAAAGGAcaatataaatacacattttcaaGAACCTCTCGGGGATGTCTGCAAGTCTACTGTGGGTCCCACACGACAGGTGGGCGCCCGGGCCGGGCCAGGGCAGCCCGGGTGCTCTGCTGCCACCCGCACGGTTCTACCACGCTACACTCAGAAACGTGACACCGAGTTGGAAAAAAGCTACAACTTGCTCAGCTTCCGACAAAGAGCAGATTCAGAGTCTGTTCAATCTCAAAGAGAAGTGACTCGGGGCACCCAAATTCATGGGGCCAACcccactgaaaagaaaaagaaaaaaagcaacacaaccgaaaacaaaaaaacaaaactctcacaACCCCTGGtgattttctaaaaaaagaacTCTTGGCTCACGGTAAAAAGGTGAAAGTAAAACTGGAAGTGCTCTTCAAAACGTTTTTAAGACTCTTAAAAACGGACAGCGCTTCCTTAAAATGCAAAGTGTAGTAACGAGGCCATCTGGGGGCCAGAAGCAGTCAGGCTGTGTTTGACAAGATCAGAACCAATAAGACTACAAAAGTGGGTACAAGGAGGTGTGATCACTACACATTAACGATTCAGCGGAGCTCCCAAAATCTTTAAATATACGGCCATTGGAAGGACGATCTCGAGCAGGAAGGATTTTTACTCGTTGTGTGTAGCTGAGAACAAGAAGCAGGCACAGTGTAAAGGCGCTGAAGCACGCGACGAGAGGCAGCATTCCACTCCCGGCCCAAACCTGGGGGCTCAGCCCTGGGGGCTCGGGAGCGACCAACCCCCCCCATGGCCGAGGGTGGCGGGCACGGCCCACATGCACGGATGCGGCCTGCTCTGCTCGGTGGGCCCTcgctctccctttcctccttggtcAGCCTGGTTTTGCCTTTACGTTCTGTGGCAGAAGTGGCTGCTGGCACCGAGACCCAAGAGGACAGTCTCGTCCCTTACGGGGCAAACATAGTGACCGGGTCTGAGCACTGCCCAGAGGGCACCGAGGCTCACTgagctcccaccacaggcccTTGGAGCGCCGCTTACCGTAACTGTCGTAGCTGTCTCTGTAGGACCCGCCCGAGCTCCGGTCTCCGCAGCTGCCACTCTGACTCCGGCTGCAGGAAGGACACAGGTGAGCACTGGGGGCCACCTCGGGGGACTCTCACCAGTCCCCGTGCCAGCGTCCCCACAGAGCCTCCCAGGCCCCCCTGCGCAGGACCACCGCCCGTACCTGCTGTAGTAGTCTCTGGAGCCTCCATAGCCCCCACTCCTGGACTCGAACCGGCTCCCCCCGTAGCCGCGGTCCCCTCCTCCTACAGACGGGACGGGAAGGAGAAGTGAGTGTCAGCTTCTGCAGCAGTGCCCCCACCTTGTCCCTGCAAGTGGCACTCACCTCTGGAGAACCCACGGCCCCGACCTCGGCCCCCGCGGAAGAAGCCCCGGCCCCCGACAGAGCCACCTCGGTACCCGCGGGATCGGTTATCAGACGATTTGCCAGCCTGGTCGACCCGGATCTGCCGCCCATCCACAGACT containing:
- the FAM174C gene encoding protein FAM174C; amino-acid sequence: MGLRVLPPRLLLLSALLLPVQLFGAADPTPPSLRRTQATLLPHPAVTNGSQPGAPHNTTRPWPLGSPDSPLLRSLYVVTGLIVLAVLYFLIRAFRLKKPQQRRYGLLANTEDPTEMASLDSDEETVFETRNLR
- the CIRBP gene encoding cold-inducible RNA-binding protein isoform X2, yielding MASDEGKLFVGGLSFDTNEQSLEQVFSKYGQISEVVVVKDRETQRSRGFGFVTFENIDDAKDAMMAMNGKSVDGRQIRVDQAGKSSDNRSRGYRGGSVGGRGFFRGGRGRGRGFSRGGGDRGYGGSRFESRSGGYGGSRDYYSSRSQSGSCGDRSSGGSYRDSYDSYG
- the CIRBP gene encoding cold-inducible RNA-binding protein isoform X1, translated to MASDEGKLFVGGLSFDTNEQSLEQVFSKYGQISEVVVVKDRETQRSRGFGFVTFENIDDAKDAMMAMNGKSVDGRQIRVDQAGKSSDNRSRGYRGGSVGGRGFFRGGRGRGRGFSRGGGDRGYGGSRFESRSGGYGGSRDYYSSRSQSGSCGDRSSGGSYRDSYDSYATHNE